Proteins encoded together in one Telopea speciosissima isolate NSW1024214 ecotype Mountain lineage chromosome 6, Tspe_v1, whole genome shotgun sequence window:
- the LOC122666040 gene encoding receptor-like protein CLAVATA2, with product MALRLCLLWFIFVVFAVVICSASVSASGIPCFSTSVDSLTVLNLANNSIVGGIPTCISSLRALKVLNLSFNSLKYDISPRFILSEKLLVLDLSSNNISSLLPSKIAATTEKSGLVLLDLSHNRFSGEISVDITELKGLQALFPSYNLLTVENPVRIRYLVKFLRAFRIYEIYNFDDGCELRRLKSTLTTVAKGLQS from the exons ATGGCGCTTCGGCTCTGCCTTTTGTGGTTCATCTTTGTTGTCTTTGCTGTGGTGATCTGTTCTGCTTCAGTGTCAGCATCAG gGATTCCTTGCTTCTCTACTTCAGTTGATTCACTCACAGTCCTCAATCTCGCAAATAACTCCATTGTCGGAGGGATTCCCACTTGCATTTCATCTTTGCGAGCTTTAAAGGTGCTCAATCTCTCCTTCAATAGCCTGAAATATGACATTTCGCCGAGATTCATATTGTCGGAGAAGCTACTTGTTCTGGACCTAAGTTCCAACAATATCTCTAGTCTTCTACCGAGTAAAATTGCAGCAACAACAGAAAAATCTGGTCTAGTACTTCTTGACCTCTCTCACAATCGGTTTTCAGGTGAAATATCAGTGGATATTACAGAGTTGAAGGGCTTACAAGCATTGTTTCCTTCATATAATCTGTTAACAGTAGAGAATCCAGTGAGAATTCGATATCTAGTCAAATTCCTGAGAGCATTTCGGATCTATGAAATCTACAACTTCGATGATGGTTGCGAGCTTCGTCGGTTGAAGAGCACTTTGACGACGGTTGCAAAGGGGTTGCAGAGCTGA
- the LOC122664890 gene encoding 40S ribosomal protein S10-1 isoform X2 — protein sequence MIIPEKNRREISKYLFQEGVCYAKKDFNLAKHPDIDVPNLQVIKLMQSFKSKEYVRETFAWMHYYWYLTNDGIEFLRTYLNLPSEIVPATLKKSLKAPGRPMGGPPGDRPRGPPRFEGDRPRFGDRDGYRGGPRGGPPGEFGDKGGAPAEYQPTFRGGRPGFGRGGGGFGAGPASSSLA from the exons ATG ATTATTCCAGAGAAGAATCGTAGAGAGATCTCCAAGTACCTCTTTCAAG AGGGCGTTTGTTACGCTAAGAAGGACTTCAATCTGGCGAAGCATCCCGACATTGATGTTCCAAATCTGCAGGTCATCAAGTTAATGCAGAGTTTTAAATCGAAGGAGTATGTCCGCGAGACCTTTGCATGGATGCACTACTATTGGTACCTCACCAACGATGGTATCGAATTCCTCCGAACATACCTTAATCTCCCATCTGAAATCGTCCCCGCTACATTGAAGAAATCTCTTAAGGCTCCCGGAAGGCCAATGGGTGGCCCTCCTGGTGATCGCCCTCG TGGCCCCCCTCGCTTTGAAGGAGATAGGCCTAGATTTGGTGATCGTGATGGGTACCGCGGAGGACCTAGAGGAGGACCTCCAGGAGAATTCGGAGATAAGGGTGGAGCTCCCGCTGAATACCAGCCAACATTTAGG GGTGGAAGACCTGGATTTGGCCGTGGGGGAGGAGGCTTTGGTGCAGGTCCCGCCAGCTCGAGTCTTGCTTAA
- the LOC122664890 gene encoding 40S ribosomal protein S10-1 isoform X1 — translation MIIPEKNRREISKYLFQEGVCYAKKDFNLAKHPDIDVPNLQVIKLMQSFKSKEYVRETFAWMHYYWYLTNDGIEFLRTYLNLPSEIVPATLKKSLKAPGRPMGGPPGDRPRGPPRFEGDRPRFGDRDGYRGGPRGGPPGEFGDKGGAPAEYQPTFRVNLWWKTWIWPWGRRLWCRSRQLESCLRGRCSTHVLILSV, via the exons ATG ATTATTCCAGAGAAGAATCGTAGAGAGATCTCCAAGTACCTCTTTCAAG AGGGCGTTTGTTACGCTAAGAAGGACTTCAATCTGGCGAAGCATCCCGACATTGATGTTCCAAATCTGCAGGTCATCAAGTTAATGCAGAGTTTTAAATCGAAGGAGTATGTCCGCGAGACCTTTGCATGGATGCACTACTATTGGTACCTCACCAACGATGGTATCGAATTCCTCCGAACATACCTTAATCTCCCATCTGAAATCGTCCCCGCTACATTGAAGAAATCTCTTAAGGCTCCCGGAAGGCCAATGGGTGGCCCTCCTGGTGATCGCCCTCG TGGCCCCCCTCGCTTTGAAGGAGATAGGCCTAGATTTGGTGATCGTGATGGGTACCGCGGAGGACCTAGAGGAGGACCTCCAGGAGAATTCGGAGATAAGGGTGGAGCTCCCGCTGAATACCAGCCAACATTTAGGGTAAATCTTT GGTGGAAGACCTGGATTTGGCCGTGGGGGAGGAGGCTTTGGTGCAGGTCCCGCCAGCTCGAGTCTTGCTTAAGAGGCAGATGTTCTACACATGTCTTAATTTTGTCAGTCTAG